The nucleotide window GTCTGGATTGATGATTCAGACATTGATGTTATTAAAAAAAGCCGTGCCAGTGTTGTGCATTGTCCGGAATCCAATATGAAGCTGGCATCCGGGATAGCACCGGTTCCAAAGCTGATTGAAAAAGGGGTGCCTGTGGGTCTGGGCACGGACGGTTGTGCTTCCAATAATGACCATGATCTTTTTGCTGAAATGGATACGGCTGCCAAGCTGCACAAGGTTGCATTGCTGGACCCGTGTGTCATGGATGCGCGAACAACATTGAAAATGGCCACCATCAAGGGGGCCAAAGCTATTGGGCTGGATCATATTACCGGTTCCATTGAAAAAGGGAAAAGCGCGGACATTGTGCTGGTTGATATGGACAAGCCTCATGTAACCCCCATGTATGATCCCTTCTCAACTCTTGTGTATTCTTCAAAAGCCTCTGATGTCAGTCTTGTAATGGTAGATGGGAAAGTGTTGGTTCAGGAAGGAAAAATCCTTTAAAAAAAGAGTGCAGCCTGTTCTGCTAGGGTCGGAACAGAACAGGCTGCTGGATAATGCTTGCCAAGGAGATGGGGTTTTGTTTTAGATTAACATTTTCCTGTCATTATCCATGATCGTTTATTTCTTTAATTTCCATATTTTTTTGTATCTATAACATTTTTGATTCTTATCAAGTTCGGTGTATGTCAAATCTTACTTGATAATTTATCTGGTTAGTTTATTTATATGCAAGGTAAGTATTTGTCAATATATATTTTTAAAAAATACAAAAAATATGTATTATTGACTAAAAATAACTAAAAATAACTTTTATGGGCGAGATTGAGGGGTGTTAATAGTTTAAAAAAGATTGTTTAAAAAAATATTGATTAATGCGAATACGGTTGTCACAATTTGGATTAAAGTATATCCTTCAAGAGTGAACAAGAGTGTATAATTAAATAAGGAGTACCCATGTTACAACCGCTGTTTATCAAAGCCACAAGTCTCTCAGATGCCTGGTTCCAGACCCTTTACAGGTGTGTGGAGCAAGGCAGGCCCTTTACCATTAATCGTGGATCATTTGAGGGTCAGAAAAGACTTGAATTCGACTTTATCACCATTCATATCACTCATCCGTATTCCATTCCCCTGCTGCCAAAGGTAAATCCTGCATTGGGATTTCCTGATCCCGTGGAAGAAGGTTATTTGGATGATTATCTGCCGTATCTTATGACTGGTGAGGAAAAAGAAGGTGAGTCCTATACATATGGGCAGCGGATCTGTAAATGTGATCTGGAATATCTGCCGGATGACTATAGAAAACTGACCAAAATTCTGGTTCAGGAAAAAGAGGTCTGGGAAGACAACAATATTTTAATTGAACAAGACAATAAATATTTTGTAAACCAGATGGAGCTGATGATCTGGACCTATAAAAACAAGGGGTACAGGAACAACCAGATGATTCTTCAAGTGGGGCAGCCGTCTGATATGGTATTGATTGATCCGCCCTGTCTTCGGCATATTGATACCCGGATTCAGGATGGAAAGCTTCATTTTTTCCCTTATTTCCGGTCATGGGATCTGTTTGGCGGTTTTCCTGCAAACCTTGCAGCCATTGAAATGATGAAACAATATTGTGCTGAACAGATCGGGGTTGAAAACGGTGAAATTATAGCATCATCCAAAGGGCTTCATATTTACGATTATGTGTTTGAAATTGCCGAGGCTATCAGGGGCCGTTCAATGGATGAATTTCGGAAAATGTCTTGATGCATGAAAAAAGGCTTTTTGAAATTTGTTTTCAAAAAGCCTTTTGAAAGTTTTTTTGCAAAAAAATCAGTCTACTTAAAAATCAATCTCACATTTCTCATTTAAATGAAGTTTGAAAATATAAATTGCCAGTGCAATGACAGGCACGGCAAGCATAAACCCAAAAACAGGAAGCAGGGTGATTCCGATAATTATAAGGCCCAAAGCTGCGATCAGCATCAATGAACCCAGCATAAGCTTGGATATTTTCTGAGGGACACATTCTGTTGCTTTCATGACGTCCTCCTTATTTTATATGTTTAAACATATGACAGCCTTTTTAAATTTGCTTGGTGCAAACCATGCAGTTCATACTTTCAAAGATAAGAATGACTTTGAAAAATGCAACAGCAAAAAATAAAGGAGTTTTGTTTGATCTTTCAAGTAAACCAAAATTCTGGTATGAATAATAGTGGGCCTTGAAGATTGAATTTAAAAATAAAGAAGCCATACCATGATTCAAAAAAGGCATCACCTGTTTTGTGATAAAATGGAGCAGGGCTGCCGGGTAAGGGTGCAAGGAGAAGAATGGCGGCAGAAAAATCCGATTTTACAGCTATGACAATGAATCTCAGGTTCGGCCTTGCCGATGATGGCGACAATTCATGGCCAAACCGGAAACAATTGTGTGCAGAACTGCTCAACCGGTATCCTTCAACTTTTTTGGGCATCCAGGAGTCCAATCACTTTCAAACCCGGTTTTTAATCCAAAATTTAAGGGATCATCATTTTATAGGCTGGCACAATCCTTCCAAAGAGAGATGGCAAAGCAATCTTATTTTTTATCACAAATCCTGGGAATGCCTTAGAAACAAACATTATTTTTTAACGGATACACCTGGCATTGAGTCCAAAATGCCGGGCAGCAAATGGCCACGGCAATGTGTCATCGGGTTGTTTCGCAAGGCATCTTACAAGGTGATTGTTGCAAATACCCATTTTGATTTTGAAGAATCCGTTCAAAAGAAAAGCGTTGCACTGGTGATCCGGTTTTTATCTGAATTTCCAGGGGACTGCCCGGTTATCGTAACCGGGGATTTTAATTCAAATCCGGACGGAAAAGCACATGCATTGTTCCGGGCCAAGGGTTTTTGTGAAGTGTTTGATAACCAGCACTCAACAACATTTCACAATTTCACCGGCGAAAAAACCCTGGATCATATAGATTGGATTTTGTATAGAGGCCATTTAAAGGTTATTCAAAAAAAAATAATCACCGATTCCATTTCAGGCCGTTATCCGTCAGACCATTACCCGGTCATGGCATTTTTTTCAATGACGAACTGATCAGAATTATTAGAAGAATTAAACATATAATAACCCATATAGTCATTCTTTTGTTTACAATAATAATATCGGATTTATTTTAAGGTTTCAAAGACATCACCCCAATGAATTTTATAAAAAGGAGTTGTCATGAAAATAGAAAAAATACTTTGGCCGACTGATTTTTCAGCCAATGCTGAAAAAGCTCTTCCCTATGTTCAATCTTTAACCCGTCAATATGGCGCTGAAATATATGTGCTTTATGTTATTCGGGATATTGCTCATCATGAATCATGGTATGGGGAATTTGGAAAGACCCATATAAATGAACTCATGGAATGGGCTCATAAGTCTGCAATAAAAAGGCTGGATCAAATCTGCGATAAATACATGGACGGATGTCCTCTCTATGTCAAGCATGTTGCTGTGGGTGATCCTGCAGAGGAAATTTTAAAATTTATCGACACTGAGCAAGTGGATATGGTTGTCATGGCAAGTCACGGCGAAAAAGGAAAATTTCGTTTTGGATCCGTAACTGAAAAAGTTTTGAAAAATTCTCCTGTACCAGTAACTGCTATCCCTATTGTTCCTGATATTCCGGCCTGATAATGACCTGTGTGTTGTTTTTGTTTGCTTGAGTAAATTTTATGAAACCTGTATGTATTATGCCTTAATTCAATAACTTCTTGACGCTGAAACCTGAAAGGCATATGGTTTGTAAAATTTTACTTGTATATTAAGGATGCCGTATAATGGTTTTGCCGATACCAGGGCATATGGAGTCTCATTTTTTGATGATGCATATGCCTGTTTTGCTGAAAAGATTTTCACTATCGTATGAGAGAGACTGTTCATGTGTTGAGTATTTTTTGCACAGCAAAGAGAAAATGAAGCAAATTTCAAGAACCCTGATTTTTTCCCATGAGACATTTTCAAACAGTTTATATGTATCGAAATTTTATCCTGAAATATACAAAGAACTTCACTGTAAATATTTGTCGGCAGCCTGCTTTTATATGATGGCACACCATGCCGTAAAATTGTTTGATTTGTGTGATAATTGCTGTGTCAACCTGGAAACGGATGTCACGGTTTACGACAAATTTTATTCACGTCTGAATGAGTTTGATTTTAAGATTAATTACAACAGGCCGTCTGAGCGGGTGTGTCTAAAGGGGCGGTATCGTGATCTTTTCTTTAATACGGACATGATTACAGACCACCTTAATTGACCGCTTGTTTGTATTTTGATTTACCCCTGCTGGCATTACTGCTGCCGGTAACCGTACGGGTTTTTTATAAAATATCAAATGAAATATCTTTTGGTGTCTAATTTTTTAAAGGAGGTTTATCATGTCTGAAAAGAAAAAATTAACCAATAATGCAGGAGCTCCTGTTGCAGATAATCAGAACGTAATGACGGCAGGTCCTCGGGGGCCTCAATTGTTGCAGGATGTCTGGTTCCTGGAAAAACTGGCCCACTTTGACCGTGAAGTGATCCCGGAAAGACGGATGCATGCCAAAGGTTCAGGTGCCTATGGAACCTTTACGGTTACCCACGATATTACAGCATACACCAAAGCAAAAATATTTTCTGAAATCGGCAAAAAGACTGAATTGTTTATGCGGTTTTCCACCGTGGCCGGCGAGCGGGGTGCTGCCGATGCTGAGCGGGATATCCGTGGATTTGCCGTTAAATTTTATACTGAGCAGGGCAACTGGGATCTTGTGGGAAACAATACCCCGGTTTTTTTTCTGCGTGATCCCTTAAAATTTCCCGATCTCAACCATGCCGTCAAAAGAGATCCCAGAACCAATATGAGAAGCGCATTAAACAATTGGGATTTTTGGACATCATTACCGGAAGCCCTTCATCAGGTGACCATTGTGATGAGTGACAGGGGGATTCCTGCTTCCTACCGCCACATGCATGGATTCGGCAGCCACACCTTCAGTTTGATCAGCGCTGATCACAAACGTTATTGGGTAAAATTCCATTTTCGTACCCAACAGGGAATTAAAAATCTGACCGACCAGGAAGCTGAAGCTGCCATTGGCAAATGCCGTGAAACCCACCAAAGAGATCTGTATGAGAGCATTGAAAAAGGGGATTTCCCCAAATGGACACTGTTTATCCAGGTGATGCCGGAGCAAGATGCAGCAACTTGTCCTTACAATCCGTTTGATTTAACAAAGGTCTGGTATCATAAGGATTACCCTCTTATTGAAGTGGGTGAGATGGAATTGAATAAGAATCCGGAAAATTATTTTGCCGAAGTTGAACAATCTGCTTTTAATCCGGCAAACATCGTTCCCGGAATCGGGTTTTCTCCTGACAAGATGCTCCAGGGGCGTCTTTTCTCCTATGCCGATGCCCAGCGGTATCGACTGGGTGTAAATCATCATCTGATTCCTGTTAATAAGGCCCGGTGTCCATTTCATAGTTATCACAGGGACGGTCAAATGAGGGTTGACGAAAATCACGGCTCCACTCTTGGTTATGAACCCAATAGTTTTGGACAATGGCAGGATCAGCCGGACTTCAGGGAGCCGCCGCTAAGCCTTGAAGGAGCAGCCGATCATTGGGATCACCGGGCTGATGAGGATTATTATAGCCAACCCGGCCGATTGTTTAAAATGATGAGTGACGAACAAAAAAAAGTTTTGTTTGAAAATACAGCTCGTTCCATTGCAGATGCTCCCAAACAGATTCAAATTCACCATATTGAAAATTGTATGAAAGCAGATCCTGATTATGGTAAAGGTGTTGCAGATGCCATTGGTATCGGTCCGGATGAGATTTTAGGATAAATTTAAAATTCTGGATAGATTCCGGAATAAATGAGATTCCGGCATAAACGCCGGTTGTTCAATTCATAAACAATCGGGAAAACAAACGCCCCCTGTTTTCCCGATTGATCTTTTTTTTGTTTTTTTGCAGCTTCATGATATCTTTATTACGCAATGATTCTTTTTGTTGATCCGGAATTGTATATGTCTCCTTTGGTTGTCTGGATGATGTTCCAAGAATAATTTAAAAGTTCCTGAAGTCCGGGACGAATTAAACTTTTGCGAAATTTTGGTTTTAACCGGAATTAGTCGAGGGTGTTTGAGTGCCTTATGAAAAAAAAAATTGGTTGAGGATTATCCTAATAAAATAATAATAAGCAGAGCAAATGGTCATAAATAGTTGATAGATCAACCATTCGTATAATTTTAAAGTCTTGTTGGATTTCATAACTATCACTTCTTATTGTTCAATTTCAATTTTTTTTTAGTTGAAAAATTATTTTTTGCTTGACAATGCAATCGAACTGTCGCTATGTATTAATCATGAAATAGAAAGAATGACAGGGTTATATTTCATAACGGGTTATCTTATTTTCTAAGGAGGAGAGGGTTGTATGTCACCAAACAAATTTTTTAAGCATGAAGGGCCGTGGTCGGATGCAAATGATCCCCTGATGTGTTCTGATACCGGGGATTGGCGAAGCAAACGCCCGGTCGTTGATAAGGACAAATGCATCTTTTGTGGCTTTTGTGCGATTTATTGTCCGATTCAGGTAATGGAGATGGTTGAAAATTCGTATTTTTCGCCTGACCTGGCATTTTGTAAAGGCTGTGGGATCTGTGCCAAAGAGTGTCCCAAAGATGCAATTTCCATGGAGCCGGAGGGGGATTTTAAAAAATGATTACAAAAGTAATGGAAAAATCACAGATTAAGGTTATAACAGGAAATGCCGCAGCCGCCATTGCTGCGAAACTTGCCCGTCCGGACGTGGTGGCAGCATACCCGATTACACCCCAGACAGAAATTATCGAGCAGATTTCCAAATTTCATGCAAACGAAGAAATGGATTGTGAACTGATTACCGTTGAGGGCGAAAACTCCGCCATGAACGCTGTTATGGCCGCCTCCCTTGCCGGCGGGCGGGTATTTACGGCTACGTCTTCATGGGGGCTTGCATTCATGTATGATGCTGTTCTGGCAACAGCCGGAGCAAGGGCTCCCGTGGTCATGGTCAATGTAAACCGTGAAACACCCGGTATTATTGCCGTATCTTCAGGCCAGCAGGACATGATCTCCACAAGGGATTGCGGATGGATTTTCCTGATTGCCGAGGATTGTCAGGAAGTTCTTGACATGGTTCTCCAGGCCTATCGCCTGGCTGAAGATTATGACATCCAGGTGCCGGTTATGGTTCATTATGACGGGTTTTACCTGTCGTATCTGTCTGAAGGTGTGGATGTGCCTTTTCAGGAAGATGTGGATAAATTTTTAGCTGTTTTAAAAGATCAGCCGGAAAGAACAAAACTTACTCCCGGAGAAAAACTGGGCTGCGGTTCTCATGGAATCCTTGGCGGATATCTTGAGCTTCGGCACAAACATGTGTCTGCAATGGAGAGGTCCAAAGAGAAATTCAAGCAGATTGATAAGGAGTTTGAAGATATTTTCGGTCGCAGCTACGGTGGCCTTATTGAAGAATATCGAATGGATGATGCAGATGTGGTTCTGGTGGGTTCAGGTTCAATGTGCGGCACAATTAAAACCGTTATTGATACGAAAAGAGATGCAGGTGTCAAAGTCGGTCTTTTGAAGATGAGAATGTACAGGCCCTTCCCAAGCGAAGCAATGGTTAAAGCGCTCAAAGGCAAAAAAGCCATTGGCGTTGTGGACAGAAGCCTTTGTTTCGGATTCAAGGGCGGTCCCATATATACTGAACTCAAAGCTTTTGAAACAAAGCTTAACGGTTCAAAAATGATCAGTTTTATTGATGGTATTGCCAACACGGATATCACAACCGCCAATGTCGGGCAAATGATTGATACAACTTGTGATCTTGCTGCGGGCAAGGATGTTCGTGAAGTCACATGGGTTTCATATCCTGAAGCCCAGGAAGATGGAGGGCTTTAAGATGACGGAAAAAAAGAAAGGCAAACTGACAAAGGTTCTGGATCACCTCAAGCATGAGGACCCTTTTTCAAAAGGAGTGGCATTCTGCCCTGGCTGCGGTCTTGAGTTATTGATACGACTGATCCCCAGAATTTTGGGCAATGATATCGTCATTACCGGTACGCCATCGTGTTCAGCGCCAGTTCTGCTTGGACAGAACAACCAGTCATGGCATAAACTGTCTTATTTTGGAACCTTGATGACAGGTGCTGCCGCCAATGCCACAGGTCTTGCCAGATATTACAGAAAAGCGGGCATTGATAACACGGTTGTCTGTTTCAACGGTGATGGAACAGCCGCAGATATCGGGTTTGGAAACCTGTCCGGTGCTGCGGAAAGAAACGAACCTTTTATTTATATTTGTTATGACAATGAAGGTTACATGAATACCGGTATCCAGAAAAGCGGCACCACCCCCTTTGGTGCGACCACAACAACAACGCCGTTTGGATCGGCTTCCAAAGGGAAGAATCTTAGAAGAATGAGTCTTGCCCTGAAAATGGCCATGCACAAAATTCCCTATGCCGCCACCGCCACCTTAAGCGACCTGGACGATCTTGCGAAAAAATTATTAAAAGCCAAAGAAGCCAAAAAAAGAGGTTTTGCATTCCTTCATATTCTTGCTCCCTGCACAACCGGCTGGGGTTTCGCACCTGAAAATACCATTGAAGTGTGCCGAAGGGCTGTAAAAACAAATTATTTCCCCCTTTGGGAAGCAGAAAATGGCAAAATCAGGATGACCAAAACCGTTAAAAAACCCAAACCTATATCCAACTATACCCAGTTGAGTAAAAAATTCGCTCATTTGAATGAAGCAGATCTTCAGATCCTTCAGGATGATGTGGATTACGAATACTGTATGTTGGGCGGGTTGAGCCAGCTGGAAGCAGAATGTCAGCTTCCGGTATCTGCGGAAGATTAGAGGAGGAAATACAAAATGAGTGAAGTCAGATTTCATGGTAGAGGGGGGCAGGGTGTTGTAACCACATCAAAAATCCTTGCA belongs to Desulfobacula toluolica Tol2 and includes:
- a CDS encoding thiamine pyrophosphate-dependent enzyme, whose product is MTEKKKGKLTKVLDHLKHEDPFSKGVAFCPGCGLELLIRLIPRILGNDIVITGTPSCSAPVLLGQNNQSWHKLSYFGTLMTGAAANATGLARYYRKAGIDNTVVCFNGDGTAADIGFGNLSGAAERNEPFIYICYDNEGYMNTGIQKSGTTPFGATTTTTPFGSASKGKNLRRMSLALKMAMHKIPYAATATLSDLDDLAKKLLKAKEAKKRGFAFLHILAPCTTGWGFAPENTIEVCRRAVKTNYFPLWEAENGKIRMTKTVKKPKPISNYTQLSKKFAHLNEADLQILQDDVDYEYCMLGGLSQLEAECQLPVSAED
- a CDS encoding universal stress protein, whose amino-acid sequence is MKIEKILWPTDFSANAEKALPYVQSLTRQYGAEIYVLYVIRDIAHHESWYGEFGKTHINELMEWAHKSAIKRLDQICDKYMDGCPLYVKHVAVGDPAEEILKFIDTEQVDMVVMASHGEKGKFRFGSVTEKVLKNSPVPVTAIPIVPDIPA
- a CDS encoding 4Fe-4S binding protein — its product is MSPNKFFKHEGPWSDANDPLMCSDTGDWRSKRPVVDKDKCIFCGFCAIYCPIQVMEMVENSYFSPDLAFCKGCGICAKECPKDAISMEPEGDFKK
- a CDS encoding thymidylate synthase, with the protein product MLQPLFIKATSLSDAWFQTLYRCVEQGRPFTINRGSFEGQKRLEFDFITIHITHPYSIPLLPKVNPALGFPDPVEEGYLDDYLPYLMTGEEKEGESYTYGQRICKCDLEYLPDDYRKLTKILVQEKEVWEDNNILIEQDNKYFVNQMELMIWTYKNKGYRNNQMILQVGQPSDMVLIDPPCLRHIDTRIQDGKLHFFPYFRSWDLFGGFPANLAAIEMMKQYCAEQIGVENGEIIASSKGLHIYDYVFEIAEAIRGRSMDEFRKMS
- a CDS encoding pyruvate synthase subunit PorA: MITKVMEKSQIKVITGNAAAAIAAKLARPDVVAAYPITPQTEIIEQISKFHANEEMDCELITVEGENSAMNAVMAASLAGGRVFTATSSWGLAFMYDAVLATAGARAPVVMVNVNRETPGIIAVSSGQQDMISTRDCGWIFLIAEDCQEVLDMVLQAYRLAEDYDIQVPVMVHYDGFYLSYLSEGVDVPFQEDVDKFLAVLKDQPERTKLTPGEKLGCGSHGILGGYLELRHKHVSAMERSKEKFKQIDKEFEDIFGRSYGGLIEEYRMDDADVVLVGSGSMCGTIKTVIDTKRDAGVKVGLLKMRMYRPFPSEAMVKALKGKKAIGVVDRSLCFGFKGGPIYTELKAFETKLNGSKMISFIDGIANTDITTANVGQMIDTTCDLAAGKDVREVTWVSYPEAQEDGGL
- a CDS encoding catalase — encoded protein: MSEKKKLTNNAGAPVADNQNVMTAGPRGPQLLQDVWFLEKLAHFDREVIPERRMHAKGSGAYGTFTVTHDITAYTKAKIFSEIGKKTELFMRFSTVAGERGAADAERDIRGFAVKFYTEQGNWDLVGNNTPVFFLRDPLKFPDLNHAVKRDPRTNMRSALNNWDFWTSLPEALHQVTIVMSDRGIPASYRHMHGFGSHTFSLISADHKRYWVKFHFRTQQGIKNLTDQEAEAAIGKCRETHQRDLYESIEKGDFPKWTLFIQVMPEQDAATCPYNPFDLTKVWYHKDYPLIEVGEMELNKNPENYFAEVEQSAFNPANIVPGIGFSPDKMLQGRLFSYADAQRYRLGVNHHLIPVNKARCPFHSYHRDGQMRVDENHGSTLGYEPNSFGQWQDQPDFREPPLSLEGAADHWDHRADEDYYSQPGRLFKMMSDEQKKVLFENTARSIADAPKQIQIHHIENCMKADPDYGKGVADAIGIGPDEILG
- a CDS encoding endonuclease/exonuclease/phosphatase family protein, whose translation is MAAEKSDFTAMTMNLRFGLADDGDNSWPNRKQLCAELLNRYPSTFLGIQESNHFQTRFLIQNLRDHHFIGWHNPSKERWQSNLIFYHKSWECLRNKHYFLTDTPGIESKMPGSKWPRQCVIGLFRKASYKVIVANTHFDFEESVQKKSVALVIRFLSEFPGDCPVIVTGDFNSNPDGKAHALFRAKGFCEVFDNQHSTTFHNFTGEKTLDHIDWILYRGHLKVIQKKIITDSISGRYPSDHYPVMAFFSMTN